One genomic region from Mastacembelus armatus chromosome 21, fMasArm1.2, whole genome shotgun sequence encodes:
- the si:ch73-390b10.2 gene encoding Golgi pH regulator isoform X1, which produces MSFVVDSVIMFTSQVLFFGFGWLFFMRQLFKDYEVRQYVVQVVFSVTFAFSCTMFELIIFEILGALSSSSRYFHWKLNLYVILLVLIFVVPFYIGYFVVSNIRLLQRQRLLFACMVWFTFMYFFWKLGDPFPILSPKHGILSIEQLISRVGVIGVTLMALLSGFGAVNCPYTYMSYFLRNVTDSDILALERRLLQTMDMIVSKKKRIAMTRRQMYQRGEDQNKQTGFWNMIKSVTSTQAGSENLSLIQQEVDALEELSRQLFLETVDLQATKERIEYSKTFQGKYFNFLGYFFSIYCVWKIFMATINIVFDRVGKTDPVTRGIEITVNYLGIQFDVKFWSQHISFILVGIIIVTSIRGLLITLTKFFYAISSSKSSNVIVLVLAQIMGMYFVSSVLLMRMSMPLEYRSIVSEVLGELQFNFYHRWFDVIFLREKTGKQVTGTLNLWKAHQKIWQGSRGN; this is translated from the exons TTCAAAGACTATGAG GTGCGGCAGTACGTCGTCCAGGTGGTTTTCTCTGTTACCTTTGCTTTTTCGTGCACTATGTTTGAGCTCATCATCTTTGAGATTCTCGGTGCCTTAAGTAGCAG TTCCAGGTATTTCCATTGGAAACTCAATCTGTATGTGATACTGCTGGTTCTAATCTTCGTGGTGCCTTTCTACATTGGTTACTTTGTTGTCAGCAACATACGCCTGC tTCAGAGACAGAGGCTTCTTTTTGCCTGTATGGTGTGGTTTACCTTCATGTACTTCTTCTGGAAGTTGGGAGATCCATTTCCCATCCTCAGTCCAAAACACG gCATCCTCTCTATTGAGCAGCTAATCAGTCGTGTCGGTGTGATTGGAGTCACGCTCATGGCTCTGCTGTCTGGGTTTGGTGCCGTTAACTGTCCCTATACATACATGTCCTATTTCCTCAG AAATGTAACAGACAGCGACATCCTTGCTCTGGAGAGACGGCTGCTCCAAACTATGGACATGATTGTCAGCAAAAAGAAGCG aaTTGCCATGACAAGGAGGCAGATGTACCAACGAGGGGAAGACCAGAACAAACAGACAGGCTTTTGGAACATGATCAAAAGTGTTACTTCCACACAAGCAGGGAGTGAAA ACCTCTCTCTGATCCAGCAGGAGGTGGATGCTCTGGAGGAGCTGAGTCGACAACTCTTTCTGGAGACTGTGGACCTGCAAGCCACcaag gaGCGAATTGAATACTCAAAGACATTCCAGGGGAAATATTTCAACTTCCTCGGCTACTTCTTTTCTATCTACTGTGTTTGGAAAATCTTCATG GCCACTATAAACATTGTATTTGACCGAGTTGGGAAAACAGACCCAGTGACAAGGGGTATTGAAATTACAGTGAACTACTTGGGCATCCAGTTTGAt gtgaAGTTTTGGTCCCAACACATCTCTTTCATTTTGGTGGGAATAATAATTGTTACCTCCATACGCGGCCTACTCATCACCCTCACTAAG TTCTTCTATGCAATATCAAGCAGCAAGTCTTCCAATGTCATTGTGCTCGTCCTCGCTCAGATCATG GGGATGTATTTTGTATCATCTGTACTGCTGATGCGCATGAGTATGCCGCTGGAGTATCGCTCCATTGTGAGTGAGGTTCTGGGAGAGCTGCAGTTCAATTTCTACCACCGCTGGTTCGATGTCATCTTCCTG AGGGAAAAAACAGGGAAGCAGGTGACTGGAACACTAAATCTATGGAAAGCACATCAGAAGATCTGGCAGGGATCTAGAGGAAACTGA
- the pdzk1 gene encoding Na(+)/H(+) exchange regulatory cofactor NHE-RF3 has product MAAYKPRVIILTKKPGQTFGFYLRVENGQEGHLIRCLEMGGPAQLAGIKDGDRILKVNGTFVDGMSHSEVVDMVRNSGSSVTFHILDEASYKQGKAQGVNLSEPKTTPVSNGVGIQAPKPKFCYLVRSSSGYGFALRSVKGERGLFMTDVNPGSVADRAGVKANDRLLEINGENIEDSTHDEVVDKIKLAGNSMIFLLADEETDRYHQSKGMAIGAWLATVMYLPHKPRIIDLKKGSDGYGFVLKEERNETGHFIRDIERGSPAERAGLKDMDRLVALDGKEVDGCSHGKVVDMFRQSGNKCCLLVVDKDTDQMYKQGNVCPMLFWEETKNSNSPPSYIEAINLPAPVQSSTPPQQQGEELKPKLCKMEKTSGGYGFHLNGVQGVCGQYIKEVVKGGAADKAGLEDDDIVVEVNAVNVEQSSHEEVVAMIRSSGSFLEMLVAKKNVYDQLKAKGVTITRLLLGETSYVDVHTANRLQASKEERHEEEARPETPPEPARERTPSVSSSSSEESVDIRF; this is encoded by the exons ATGGCCGCGTACAAGCCAAGGGTGATTATTCTAACCAAGAAGCCGGGACAGACATTTGGCTTCTACCTGAGGGTGGAGAATGGACAGGAGGGTCACCTGATCCGCTGTCTGGAAATGGGAGGCCCAGCTCAATTGGCGGGCATTAAAGATGGAGACCGCATCTTAAAGGTCAATGGAACATTTGTTGATGGGATGTCCCATTCAGAG GTGGTGGACATGGTGAGAAACAGTGGATCATCTGTCACATTCCACATCCTGGATGAAGCCTCCTATAAGCAAGGAAAAGCACAGGGGGTGAACCTGTCTGAGCCTAAAACCACACCAGTTTCCAACGGTGTAGGCATACAGGCTCCAAAACCTAAATTCTGCTACCTCGTCAGGTCCAGCTCAGGCTATGGGTTTGCTCTCCGTAGCGTCAAAG GTGAGAGGGGTTTGTTCATGACAGATGTGAACCCAGGCAGTGTGGCAGATAGAGCGGGCGTCAAAGCCAATGACCGTCTGCTTGAAATCAACGGGGAGAATATAGAGGACTCTACACACGATGAAGTGGTAGACAAGATCAAACTAGCAGGAAACAGCATGATTTTCCTACTAGCTGACGAGGAAACAGACAGGTACCATCAGAGCAAGGGTATGGCAATAGGAGCATGGTTAGCCACAGTCATGTACCTCCCTCACAAGCCACGCATCATTGACCTGAAAAAAGGATCTGATGGATATGGCTTTGTGCTCAAAGAGGAACGCAACGAAACAG GACACTTCATCCGGGACATAGAAAGAGGCAGCCCGGCAGAAAGAGCAGGTCTGAAAGACATGGACAGGCTGGTGGCTCTGGATGGCAAAGAGGTGGATGGATGCAGCCATGGGAAGGTGGTGGACATGTTCAGGCAGAGTGGCAACAAGTGCTGCCTTCTGGTGGTGGACAAAGACACAGACCAAATGTATAAACAG GGGAATGTGTGTCCTATGCTTTTCTGGGAGGAGACAAAGAATTCCAACTCACCACCCAGTTACATAGAGGCCATAAATCTACCTGCTCCTGTCCAATCATCCACACCTCCTCAGCAGCAAGGAGAGGAACTCAAGCCCAAACTCTGTAAGATGGAGAAGACCTCAGGTGGATATGGCTTTCACCTTAACGGCGTCCAAGGCGTGTGTGGACAGTACATCAAGGAG gTGGTAAAGGGTGGAGCGGCTGACAAGGCAGGTTTAGAGGATGACGACATCGTGGTGGAGGTGAACGCGGTGAATGTGGAGCAGAGCAGCCATGAGGAGGTGGTGGCCATGATTCGCAGTAGCGGCAGCTTTCTGGAGATGCTGGTGGCTAAGAAGAATGTCTATGACCAGCTCAAAGCTAAAGGAGTGACCATCACACGTCTGCTGCTTGGGGAGACATCCTATGTTGATGTCCACACTGCAAATAGACTACAGGCCAGCAAGGAAGAGAGACATGAGGAGGAGGCCAGACCTGAAACCCCCCCGGAACCAGCAAGAGAGAGG ACGCCCTCTGtgtcatcatcttcatctgaaGAAAGTGTCGACATAAGGTTCTGA
- the si:ch73-390b10.2 gene encoding Golgi pH regulator isoform X2 has protein sequence MSFVVDSVIMFTSQVLFFGFGWLFFMRQLFKDYEVRQYVVQVVFSVTFAFSCTMFELIIFEILGALSSSSRYFHWKLNLYVILLVLIFVVPFYIGYFVVSNIRLLQRQRLLFACMVWFTFMYFFWKLGDPFPILSPKHGILSIEQLISRVGVIGVTLMALLSGFGAVNCPYTYMSYFLRNVTDSDILALERRLLQTMDMIVSKKKRIAMTRRQMYQRGEDQNKQTGFWNMIKSVTSTQAGSENLSLIQQEVDALEELSRQLFLETVDLQATKERIEYSKTFQGKYFNFLGYFFSIYCVWKIFMATINIVFDRVGKTDPVTRGIEITVNYLGIQFDVKFWSQHISFILVGIIIVTSIRGLLITLTKFFYAISSSKSSNVIVLVLAQIMGMYFVSSVLLMRMSMPLEYRSIVSEVLGELQFNFYHRWFDVIFLVSALSSILFLYLAHKQAPEKHMAL, from the exons TTCAAAGACTATGAG GTGCGGCAGTACGTCGTCCAGGTGGTTTTCTCTGTTACCTTTGCTTTTTCGTGCACTATGTTTGAGCTCATCATCTTTGAGATTCTCGGTGCCTTAAGTAGCAG TTCCAGGTATTTCCATTGGAAACTCAATCTGTATGTGATACTGCTGGTTCTAATCTTCGTGGTGCCTTTCTACATTGGTTACTTTGTTGTCAGCAACATACGCCTGC tTCAGAGACAGAGGCTTCTTTTTGCCTGTATGGTGTGGTTTACCTTCATGTACTTCTTCTGGAAGTTGGGAGATCCATTTCCCATCCTCAGTCCAAAACACG gCATCCTCTCTATTGAGCAGCTAATCAGTCGTGTCGGTGTGATTGGAGTCACGCTCATGGCTCTGCTGTCTGGGTTTGGTGCCGTTAACTGTCCCTATACATACATGTCCTATTTCCTCAG AAATGTAACAGACAGCGACATCCTTGCTCTGGAGAGACGGCTGCTCCAAACTATGGACATGATTGTCAGCAAAAAGAAGCG aaTTGCCATGACAAGGAGGCAGATGTACCAACGAGGGGAAGACCAGAACAAACAGACAGGCTTTTGGAACATGATCAAAAGTGTTACTTCCACACAAGCAGGGAGTGAAA ACCTCTCTCTGATCCAGCAGGAGGTGGATGCTCTGGAGGAGCTGAGTCGACAACTCTTTCTGGAGACTGTGGACCTGCAAGCCACcaag gaGCGAATTGAATACTCAAAGACATTCCAGGGGAAATATTTCAACTTCCTCGGCTACTTCTTTTCTATCTACTGTGTTTGGAAAATCTTCATG GCCACTATAAACATTGTATTTGACCGAGTTGGGAAAACAGACCCAGTGACAAGGGGTATTGAAATTACAGTGAACTACTTGGGCATCCAGTTTGAt gtgaAGTTTTGGTCCCAACACATCTCTTTCATTTTGGTGGGAATAATAATTGTTACCTCCATACGCGGCCTACTCATCACCCTCACTAAG TTCTTCTATGCAATATCAAGCAGCAAGTCTTCCAATGTCATTGTGCTCGTCCTCGCTCAGATCATG GGGATGTATTTTGTATCATCTGTACTGCTGATGCGCATGAGTATGCCGCTGGAGTATCGCTCCATTGTGAGTGAGGTTCTGGGAGAGCTGCAGTTCAATTTCTACCACCGCTGGTTCGATGTCATCTTCCTGGTCAGTGCCCTGTCCAGCATCCTCTTCCTTTATCTTGCCCACAAGCAGGCACCAGAAAAACACATGGCCCTCTGA